In Poecilia reticulata strain Guanapo linkage group LG1, Guppy_female_1.0+MT, whole genome shotgun sequence, one genomic interval encodes:
- the tmc8 gene encoding transmembrane channel-like protein 7, with protein sequence MEGQKTVNFTRLLSDESVQSTLSSDSCEYYQTEIFDLLPSVQAVRSQQDSYDTLKSSEAFRSGGPRPDEAFSTESQSRGPRDKLSLQPLRNLAICMQGKRSARERRKMQISNIGFWESWRRSQSINRKRVWAHMREAGASLLPWKHTLHKIQGRFGVGVKSYFVFLRYLIYLNLLHCALIGGFILGPTGFYGKNSREWLRFDGDDSVLDFLVGTGLLARSPVFFGFYTRGSLDLDCLNTPLLYLAGILCIIFLSLIMVVXRTIVGYKHTWMLEKRTSMNVSFKVFCGWDYTIQHSKSAELKQSFIRNDLKLFLEERKFNLKKAQRTLGQKLRLYLLRFILNLIVVFLLGGAFTLIYYSTNVSLKESNQVWILSLILQYLSPITITSVDLVLPQIFRKISSFEDYSLTVQVNATLVRSIFLKLASLGIYLFFLFKTTTSVENRLCRENQIGIQMYKLCIFNFLTTFCNTFLVNYPRKLLQEKRPTCLLVRLCGRQRFLIPFKVLDLVYIQTVLWVGVYYCPLLPMIGVVSLLVIFYIQKFGVLRCCEAEQRMFRASNSSVLFHFMLLLGLVMAAAAPIVDFHLAEGTKTISCGPLKNETVLTVTETCVKSLPDSVQNVLKYLSSQAFALPLLLGEIIILTSYVSRGRANRKAIERLKDMLIMCSSDKRFLVKQHATLLRGPKNPNRVRPAAAEQKRPLHGAP encoded by the exons ATGGAGGGCCAGAAAACGGTGAACTTCACGAGACTCTTGTCAG ACGAAAGCGTCCARTCCACCCTGTCGTCAGACTCATGTGAGTACTACCAGACAGAGATATTTGACCTGCTGCCCAGTGTCCAGGCTGTCCGGTCCCAGCAGGACAGCTATGATACGCTGAAAAGCAGCGAGGCCTTCCGGTCGGGTGGCCCGCGACCCGACGAGGCCTTCAGCACTGAGAGCCAGTCGAGAGGACCCAGAGACAAGCTGTCGCTGCAGCCACTGCGAAACCTGGCCATTTGTATGCAGGGGAAGAGGAGCGCAAG GGAAAGGAGGAAAATGCAGATCAGCAACATTGGTTTCTGGGAGTCATGGAGGCGGAGCCAGAGCATCAACAGGAAGAGGGTCTGGGCTCACATGAGGGAGGCGGGAGCCAGCTTGYTGCCTTGGAAACACACACTCCACAAAATTCAAG GGAGGTTTGGCGTCGGAGTGAAGTCCTACTTTGTGTTCCTCAGATATCTGATCTACTTGAACCTGCTGCACTGCGCTCTGATCGGCGGCTTCATCCTGGGGCCCACAGGGTTTTATGGCAAAAACAGCAGAG AATGGTTGCGATTTGACGGAGACGACTCTGTGTTAGAYTTCCTCGTGGGAACG GGACTTTTGGCTCGTTCGCCTGTTTTCTTTGGCTTTTACACCAGAGGCTCTCTGGATCTCGATTGCCTGAAYACACCCCTGCTTTACCTGGCTGGGATCCTCTGCATCATCTTCCTCAGTCTCATCATGGTGGTCCRCAG AACAATCGTTGGCTAYAAGCACACCTGGATGCTCGAGAAGCGAACCAGCATGAATGTGAGCTTTAAGGTCTTTTGTGGCTGGGACTACACCATCCAGCATTCAAAGTCTGCAGAGCTCAAGCAGAGCTTCATCAGGAATGACCTCAAG CTCTtcctggaggagaggaagttCAACTTGAAAAAGGCTCAAAGGACTCTGGGACAAAAGCTGCGCCTCTACCTGCTGAGGTTCATCCTCAACCTGATTGTTGTCTTTCTGCTCGGTGGAGCTTTTACCCTCATCTACTACTCCACAAACGTATCCCTCAAAGAG TCGAACCAAGTTTGGATTCTCAGCCTGATCCTTCAGTATCTTTCTCCCATCACCATCACCTCTGTGGACCTAGTCCTCCCKCAGATATTCCGCAAGATCTCATCTTTCGAGGACTACTCGCTAACCGTTCAAGTGAATGCAACGCTTGTGAG gaGTATCTTCTTGAAGCTGGCTTCCCTGGGGATCTActtatttttcctcttcaaaacaacaacatctgtAGAAAAT cGTCTGTGCAGGGAAAACCAGATTGGCATTCAGATGTACAAACTGTGCATCTTCAACTTCCTCACCACTTTCTGCAACACTTTTTTGGTGAACTACCCCAGGAA GCTTTTGCAGGAGAAGCGCCCGACATGCTTACTGGTCCGGCTGTGCGGGAGGCAGCGGTTCCTGATCCCGTTCAAAGTTCTGGATCTGGTCTACATCCAAACTGTGTTGTGGGTTGGGGTGTACTACTGCCCCCTGCTGCCTATGATCGGAGTGGTCAGCCTGCTGGTGATATTCTACATCCAGAAG TTTGGTGTCCTGAGGTGCTGTGAGGCRGAGCAGCGGATGTTCCGAGCCTCCAACTCGTCGGTTCTATTCCACttcatgctgctgctgggcCTCGTCATGGCTGCAGCCGCGCCGATCGTTGACTTCCACCTGGCCGAGGGAACTAAGAC GATCTCCTGTGGTCCgcttaaaaatgaaactgtgcTCACTGTGACAGAAACCTGCGTGAAAAGTCTTCCCGACTCAGTCCAGAAYGTTCTCAAGTACTTGTCCTCACAAGCCTTTGCCCTGCCTCTCCTGCTGGGTGAGAT CATCATCCTGACGTCGTACGTGTCACGAGGACGCGCCAACCGGAAGGCAATCGAAAGGCTTAAAGACATGCTGATTATG TGCAGCTCAGATAAACGCTTCCTGGTGAAGCAGCATGCCACCTTGCTGAGAGGTCCTAAGAACCCAAACAGAGTCCGTCCTGCTGCGGCTGAACAGAAGCGGCCCCTCCACGGCGCTCCCTGA
- the LOC103465454 gene encoding Fc receptor-like protein 5, translating into MFLFVCLLNFFALIACFPGSLYXVIEKRPLCYVIYIQHMCPSTMPYTCTCNETYMQKGPCQRHIHSLVMKNRLVVCLLPILALASLSITIGEPGFLRPVLSGPDKAYLNTRAVFRCFAPGLSTQVAYRLIKDRVPLTTEVSQKGNQPVAFPLKVKAASGGSYRCRAFAGRKTGFSNGIKLTVVTPPSNTRVTSEPSPPVAYEGSRIVLSCDAERGSDLKYTWHLNRKEVTLSTAGFVIYENKLVMEEVTLDQEGSYSCVAWSVVQDISRYSTSAEVKVTVKVKISKPEISISVFKDGQNYHGNVTCRSSRGSPPVSFSLLLDGREVRSATAAESLAVWFDVPVVIGLNMGEARCRGRTEVQDLRSEALALEVVPVGPDVRVEVDYLYSTEATLTAARLSCRLSSGTFPLFSWLLNDSVLLPEEIRPQAVLSXQKQVLFLTQLNAEDSGYYRCRARDSYEDSGPWAESAAVLVQITEEILNSMAQASFCTETSQKFFTEVITLVFCCFFLLMLAVASACLFKMLDHSPAPXNVSAANTIPSHLSEPESQTDTLSRRVQNQTAEITV; encoded by the exons ATGTTTCTATTTGTGTGTCTATTAAACTTTTTTGCACTAATTGCATGTTTTCCAGGCTCTTTGTATGRCGTCATAGAAAAACGTCCCCTCTGTTACGTTATCTACATACAACATATGTGTCCCAGCACCATGCCTTACACATGCACATGCAATGAGACATACATGCAGAAAGGACCATGCCAAAGACACATTCATAGTCTTGTTATGAAGAACCGACTCGTTGTATGTTTACTGCCAATTCTGG ctcttgCAAGTTTGTCCATCACGATAG GTGAGCCAGGTTTTCTCCGTCCGGTGCTGTCCGGCCCTGACAAAGCCTACCTCAACACCAGGGCGGTCTTCCGCTGTTTTGCCCCCGGCTTGTCCACTCAGGTCGCCTACAGGCTGATAAAGGATCGTGTCCCGCTCACCACAGAAGTCAGCCAAAAAGGGAACCAACCTGTGGCGTTTCCCCTGAAAGTCAAAGCAGCTTCAGGCGGCTCGTATCGGTGCAGGGCGTTCGCTGGAAGAAAAACGGGATTCAGCAACGGGATCAAACTGACKGTAGTCA CTCCGCCATCAAACACAAGAGTGACCTCTGAGCCCTCTCCGCCGGTTGCCTACGAGGGGTCACGAATCGTCCTGAGCTGCGACGCCGAGCGAGGTTCCGACCTTAAGTACACCTGGCACCTTAACAGGAAGGAAGTGACCTTATCGACCGCTGGATTCGTTATCTATGAGAACAAACTTGTGATGGAGGAGGTGACTCTGGACCAGGAGGGAAGCTACAGCTGCGTTGCTTGGTCTGTGGTGCAAGACATCAGCAGGTATTCAACCAGCGCAGAGGTCAAGGTGACAGTCAAAG TCAAGATCTCAAAACCGGAAATTTCCATCTCCGTTTTCAAAGACGGGCAGAATTACCATGGAAACGTAACCTGCCGGTCCTCAAGAGGAAGTCCACCTGTGAGCTTTTCTCTGCTACTGGACGGCAGGGAGGTGAGGTCCGCCACAGCTGCAGAGTCCCTCGCCGTSTGGTTCGATGTTCCCGTCGTGATCGGGCTGAACATGGGAGAGGCCCGGTGCCGAGGRAGAACGGAGGTGCAGGACCTGAGGAGTGAGGCCCTCGCTCTGGAAGTAG TCCCGGTCGGGCCGGACGTGAGAGTGGAAGTGGACTATCTGTACAGCACCGAGGCYACGCTGACCGCTGCCAGGCTGAGCTGTCGCCTCAGCAGCGGGACGTTCCCACTCTTCTCCTGGCTGCTCAACGACTCCGTTCTTCTGCCCGAGGAGATTCGGCCTCAGGCTGTCCTGTCCCRCCAAAAGCAAGTCCTCTTCCTCACTCAGCTCAACGCAGAGGATTCTGGGTATTACCGCTGCAGGGCCAGAGACAGCTACGAGGACTCTGGGCCMTGGGCCGAAAGCGCCGCTGTACTTGTCCAAATCACCG AGGAAATCCTCAACTCRATGGCTCAGGCATCATTCTGCACTGAAActtcacaaa AGTTTTTCACTGAAGTTATCACCTTGgtgttctgctgcttcttcctgCTGATGCTGGCGGTGGCCTCAGCCTGTCTGTTCAAGATGCTTGACCACTCCCCAG CTCCTAYCAATGTTTCTGCAGCTAA CACAATACCGTCCCATCTCTCTGAGCCGGAGTCTCAAACRGACACTTTGTCCCGTCGTGTCCAGAACCAG acgGCTGAAATCACAGTATGA
- the LOC103465443 gene encoding hemicentin-2 — MFASVFLVILGLCCCTKESNQFQLDQPRLHGPSQALVLDVIVFECEIPSSENNETILLTLYRKDDRKQMFGEYTLSAGEETGTFPKVIKAEHEGDFECVASAQNNTEINETVSEVHFLRVIVPVVGAAIVFTGPTEIYEQTKLELQCKVQSGNHVSYNWFLNGRLVSPSPRRWIGDNRLIVTRASSKDGGSYMCQAKNVFNETRWFTANSSDLVITVKDLVSTPDISFTVVKGGDGSYSASITCQAERGDPPISFSLYMGEKLMLTESVTDRHATFTLPVVMDQHSGWLQCRASNGNQTEYSRWLPFEVVSVAGPVTVQSEYDMGDNYAVIGLRLFCKAAKGTHPRFQWYLNQTSLREQGSFFYVVDLPPEQSVLLLAVGRRSAGKYRCEVWDSFDNSTVISSKALYVDKEVLNRLPTLVVAVVFSCFALLIFLVLFCCLSGVIFRWKQSQQKSESSFAMEERLVVYEIETDWTEYNEDPDVAKAPREDELYQESEASEDEWPQIEQERRTLENEADEDSNRTLEL; from the exons AtgtttgcttctgtgtttttggtCATCCTGG GGCTGTGCTGCTGCACTAAAGAGAGCA ATCAGTTCCAACTGGACCAGCCGCGACTCCACGGCCCCTCGCAGGCTTTGGTACTAGATGTCATTGTCTTTGAGTGTGAAATTCCCagttcagaaaataatgaaacgaTTCTTCTGACATTATACAG GAAGGATGACCGTAAACAAATGTTTGGAGAATACACCCTCTCAGCCGGTGAGGAGACGGGAACCTTTCCCAAGGTTATCAAAGCTGAGCACGAGGGCGACTTCGAGTGTGTGGCCAGCGCACAAAACAACACCGAGATAAACGAGACTGTCAGCGAAGTGCACTTCTTAAGGGTTATTG TGCCAGTCGTCGGCGCTGCGATTGTTTTCACGGGTCCGACAGAGATCTATGAGCAAACCAAGCTGGAGCTGCAATGCAAAGTTCAATCTGGAAATCATGTTTCCTACAACTGGTTTCTCAATGGGCGCCTCGTCTCTCCGTCTCCTCGCCGCTGGATTGGAGACAACCGGTTAATAGTCACCAG AGCATCCTCTAAAGATGGCGGCTCCTACATGTGCCAGGCCAAAAACGTCTTCAACGAAACGAGATGGTTCACCGCCAACAGCTCAGACCTCGTTATCACCGTCAAAG ATCTGGTGTCGACCCCTGACATCTCATTCACCGTGGTGAAGGGGGGTGATGGCTCCTATTCGGCCAGCATCACCTGCCAGGCTGAGAGAGGCGATCCTCCTATAAGCTTCTCGCTCTACATGGGCGAGAAGCTGATGCTCACGGAGAGCGTTACAGACAGACACGCCACATTCACTCTCCCAGTGGTCATGGACCAGCACTCTGGATGGCTGCAATGTCGGGCCAGTAACGGGAACCAGACTGAATACAGTCGGTGGCTGCCTTTTGAAGTTG TGTCAGTCGCCGGCCCAGTGACGGTCCAGTCTGAATACGACATGGGAGATAACTATGCCGTCATTGGCCTGAGGCTCTTCTGCAAGGCGGCAAAGGGAACTCACCCTCGTTTCCAGTGGTACCTCAACCAAACGTCTCTACGTGAGCAGGGAAGCTTCTTCTACGTGGTGGATCTGCCGCCGGAGCAGTCAGTCCTGCTGCTGGCCGTGGGGAGGCGGAGCGCCGGAAAGTACCGCTGCGAAGTGTGGGACAGCTTCGACAACAGCACGGTCATAAGCAGCAAAGCGCTTTACGTGGACAAAGAAG TGCTGAATCGCCTTCCCACCTTAGTGGTGGCTGTGGTCTTCAGCTGTTTCGCGCTCCTGATTTTCCTGgtgttgttttgttgtctgtCAGGAGTCATCTTCA GGTGGAAACAATCTCAACAGAAGTCAGa GTCGAGTTTTGCAATGGAAGAAAGACTTGTTGTATATGAGATCGAGACG GACTGGACAGAGTACAACGAGGACCCTGACGTGGCGAAAGCACCAAGAGAGGACGAACTTTATCAG GAATCTGAAGCCTCTGAGGACGAATGGCCTCAGATCGAGCAGGAAAGACGGACGCTGGAGAATGAGGCTGATGAAGACTCAAACCGAACACtagaactttaa
- the syngr2b gene encoding synaptogyrin-2b: MADTGGASAYGAALAGAGFDFYKFIRQPQTIVRVLSWVFALVVFACITTEGYVNPPSSAQAKCIFNHSDSACQYAVGIGVIAFLACVAFLMLDVYVPFMSNAQDRKYIVMADLGFSGAWTFLWFVCFCVLTSEWSRTLDVIAIPEDAARATIAFSFFSIATWGILTYFALGRFRRGVDDVSIPTYTEPDPEIHTPYPPTYAPTTYTPTTYTYPSNVPESQKQPPFTSNLPPQSDTSYLPPKY; encoded by the exons ATGGCGGACACCGGAGGTGCAAGTGCATACGGAGCCGCGCTAGCTGGCGCAGGCTTCGACTTCTACAAGTTCATCCGACAGCCGCAAACTATCGTGCGGGTCCTCAGCTGG GTGTTTGCCCTGGTGGTGTTCGCCTGCATCACCACGGAGGGGTACGTCAACCCTCCCAGCAGCGCCCAGGCAAAGTGCATCTTCAACCACAGCGACTCAGCGTGTCAGTATGCCGTGGGGATCGGGGTGATCGCCTTCCTGGCCTGCGTGGCCTTTCTCATGCTGGATGTTTACGTTCCCTTTATGAGCAACGCCCAGGACAGGAAGTACATCGTCATGGCGGACCTTGGATTCTCAG GGGCGTGGACCTTCCTgtggtttgtgtgtttctgcgtTTTGACTAGTGAGTGGTCTCGCACTCTTGATGTCATTGCGATCCCCGAGGACGCTGCGCGCGCCACCATTGCCTTCTCGTTCTTCTCCATCGCCACATGG GGAATCCTGACCTACTTCGCCCTGGGCCGTTTCCGTCGGGGCGTGGACGACGTCAGCATTCCCACCTACACGGAGCCAGACCCGGAAATCCACACCCCGTACCCCCCCACCTACGCTCCCACCACCTACACCCCCACCACCTACACCTACCCCAGCAACGTGCCCGAGTCCCAGAAGCAGCCCCCCTTCACCTCAAACCTCCCGCCGCAGAGCGACACCAGCTACCTACCGCCCAAATACTGA